A single Poecilia reticulata strain Guanapo unplaced genomic scaffold, Guppy_female_1.0+MT scaffold_348, whole genome shotgun sequence DNA region contains:
- the LOC103460934 gene encoding butyrophilin subfamily 1 member A1-like has product MYLCLYFVLGLLSSKGCFSGDPNPEKVVAFAGENAILPCSLKTSGSDDLPTVEWSKEGLKPNVVFLYRNGFETFEMKNLAFEFRTSLFMREVKNGNFSLRISNLKPSDAGIYQCLIIQGNGSRETTDVQLVVAAVSDPRLSVDSDENQRVTAACEATCWLPAPLMEIVDEKGNNITDTVEIRRADPTECYTVRQTATVQSHTT; this is encoded by the exons GTTGTTTCTCTGGAGATCCTAACCCCGAGAAGGTCGTGGCCTTTGCAGGTGAGAATGCCATCTTGCCCTGCAGTTTGAAAACCTCTGGCAGCGATGATTTGCCGACAGTGGAGTGGTCCAAGGAAGGCCTGAAGCCGAACGTGGTCTTCTTGTACCGCAATGGCTTTGAGACGTTTGAGATGAAGAACCTGGCCTTTGAGTTCAGGACGAGTCTCTTCATGAGAGAGGTGAAAAACGGGAACTTCTCGCTGAGGATCTCCAACCTGAAGCCGTCAGACGCCGGGATCTATCAGTGTTTGATCATCCAAGGGAACGGAAGCAGAGAAACCACCGATGTGCAGCTGGTTGTTG CTGCAGTGTCTGACCCAAGGCTTTCAGTGGATTCTGATGAGAACCAGAGAGTGACGGCGGCCTGTGAGGCGACCTGCTGGCTACCAGCTCCGCTGATGGAGATTGTGGATGAAAAAGGGAACAACATCACAGACACTGTGGAGATACGAAGAGCTGATCCCACTGAATGTTACACAGTGAGGCAAACGGCCACCGTGCAGAGTCACACAACCAG